Proteins co-encoded in one Hyphomicrobiales bacterium genomic window:
- the purE gene encoding 5-(carboxyamino)imidazole ribonucleotide mutase, translating into MNASPPAVAIIMGSQSDWGTMRHAAETLTALGIGHAARIISAHRTPERLYAFAKGAVDAGFKVIIAGAGGAAHLPGMTAAMTRLPVFGVPIESQALSGLDSLYSIVQMPAGVAVGTLAIGRAGAVNAALMAAAVLALSDPELAKRLEEWCARQTAAVGERPDENG; encoded by the coding sequence ATGAACGCATCGCCGCCGGCCGTCGCCATCATCATGGGAAGCCAGTCCGACTGGGGCACCATGCGCCATGCTGCGGAGACGTTGACCGCGCTCGGCATCGGCCATGCGGCGCGAATCATCTCCGCCCACCGCACGCCTGAACGGCTCTACGCCTTCGCCAAGGGGGCGGTCGATGCCGGCTTCAAGGTGATCATCGCCGGCGCCGGCGGCGCCGCGCACCTGCCCGGCATGACGGCGGCGATGACGCGGCTGCCGGTGTTCGGGGTCCCGATCGAAAGCCAGGCGCTGTCCGGCCTGGACAGCCTCTACTCCATCGTCCAGATGCCAGCCGGCGTCGCGGTGGGAACGCTCGCCATCGGGCGGGCCGGCGCCGTCAACGCGGCGCTGATGGCCGCCGCCGTGCTGGCGCTGTCCGATCCGGAGCTCGCCAAGCGGCTCGAGGAGTGGTGCGCCCGGCAGACCGCCGCCGTCGGCGAAAGACCGGACGAAAATGGCTGA
- a CDS encoding type II toxin-antitoxin system PemK/MazF family toxin, which yields MVPNERNGLRSVSRLMVDKIATVPKERLAARIGHLGDEDLVRLNRAILVFLGMG from the coding sequence ATTGTGCCGAACGAACGCAACGGGCTGCGTTCCGTGTCAAGGCTGATGGTCGACAAGATCGCGACCGTGCCCAAGGAGCGCCTGGCCGCGCGCATCGGCCACCTCGGCGACGAGGATCTCGTCCGCCTCAACCGCGCGATTTTGGTGTTTTTGGGGATGGGGTGA
- a CDS encoding tetratricopeptide repeat protein, with product MEKGKGHPNAAGLLLLIALAGGSSACSRDYALNAYNAAANVRVDESQNIASLTEVIRSNPNDVGALNMRGTAFGLAGNLKAALADFTAAIRLDPAFHQAHSNRGLVHLKLGEPQAAEEDFSRALRLAPDYAPAHIGRGNARRLNKQYALALADYDRAIEMTAAEPQAFYNRGLVYQAQGRHDRALADFTSAINLNPGSANPYHGRALSQVALNRIDKAMADLDRALEIDPRFAEAWATRGALLERSGELQHARAAYRRALQADPQNAMAGSGTERIERQIPGLAVTRIAGRNKQSLN from the coding sequence ATGGAGAAAGGCAAGGGCCATCCCAATGCCGCTGGGCTGTTGCTGCTGATCGCTCTTGCGGGGGGATCGAGCGCCTGCTCGCGGGATTACGCGCTTAACGCCTACAATGCCGCCGCGAACGTCCGCGTCGACGAGTCCCAGAACATCGCCTCGCTGACCGAGGTCATCCGCTCCAATCCCAACGATGTCGGCGCACTGAACATGCGCGGCACGGCCTTTGGCCTCGCCGGCAACCTCAAAGCGGCGCTTGCCGATTTCACCGCCGCCATCCGGCTCGACCCCGCTTTCCACCAGGCCCATTCCAACCGCGGCCTCGTCCATCTGAAGCTCGGCGAGCCGCAGGCGGCCGAAGAGGATTTTTCCCGCGCGTTGCGCCTGGCGCCGGACTATGCGCCGGCCCATATCGGGCGCGGCAATGCCCGCCGCCTGAACAAGCAGTACGCGCTGGCGCTCGCCGACTATGACAGGGCGATCGAGATGACCGCCGCCGAGCCGCAGGCCTTCTACAATCGCGGCCTCGTCTATCAGGCACAGGGGCGGCACGATCGGGCGCTGGCGGACTTCACCAGCGCCATCAATCTGAACCCCGGCTCGGCCAATCCCTATCACGGCCGGGCGCTCAGCCAGGTGGCGCTGAACCGGATCGACAAGGCGATGGCCGACCTCGACCGGGCGCTCGAGATCGATCCGCGCTTCGCTGAGGCCTGGGCGACCCGCGGCGCGCTGTTGGAGCGTAGCGGAGAGCTGCAGCACGCCCGCGCCGCCTATCGGCGCGCGCTTCAGGCCGATCCGCAAAACGCCATGGCCGGCTCCGGGACCGAGCGGATCGAGCGCCAGATCCCCGGCCTTGCCGTCACCCGCATCGCCGGGCGTAACAAGCAGAGCCTCAACTGA
- a CDS encoding 5-(carboxyamino)imidazole ribonucleotide synthase produces MAETPRLTPAATIGILGGGQLGRMLALAAADLGLKTHVLCPEPDSPAFEVTRRRTVADYGDEAALDLFARDADVITYEFENVPSATVAFLRARRPVLPDEQALDIAQDRRKEKSFLEGLGIAVAPYRRIGQLADIEPAAAEIGLPAVLKTCRLGYDGKGQYVLREAGDARAAWAGVGEAASILEAFVPFAREISIIAARSADGRFTAYDPPENVHKEQILRRSQVPARISVALAEEAEAIARKVADALDYVGVLAIELFVVEEEGRARLIATEIAPRVHNSGHWTMDACRVSQFEQHIRAVAGWPLGPAARDRDAVMDNLIGEEVEGWPQLLREPDACLHLYGKARVRAGRKMGHVTRLSPLGSLAQANR; encoded by the coding sequence ATGGCTGAGACTCCGCGGCTGACGCCGGCGGCGACCATCGGCATTCTCGGCGGCGGCCAGCTTGGCCGCATGCTGGCGCTGGCGGCCGCCGATCTCGGTCTCAAGACCCATGTGCTGTGTCCGGAGCCCGACAGCCCGGCCTTCGAGGTGACGCGGCGCCGTACGGTCGCAGACTATGGCGACGAGGCGGCGCTCGACCTGTTCGCCCGCGACGCCGACGTCATCACCTACGAGTTCGAGAACGTCCCCAGCGCCACCGTCGCCTTTCTGCGCGCCCGCCGGCCGGTGCTTCCGGACGAGCAGGCGCTCGACATCGCCCAGGACCGGCGCAAGGAAAAATCGTTCCTCGAGGGGCTCGGCATCGCGGTGGCGCCCTATCGCCGCATCGGGCAGCTTGCGGACATTGAGCCGGCGGCGGCCGAGATCGGCCTGCCCGCGGTCCTGAAAACCTGCCGGCTCGGCTATGACGGCAAGGGGCAATATGTGCTGCGCGAGGCAGGCGATGCGCGCGCCGCCTGGGCCGGCGTCGGCGAGGCGGCCTCGATCCTCGAGGCGTTCGTTCCCTTTGCGCGCGAGATTTCGATTATAGCCGCGCGCAGCGCCGACGGTCGGTTTACCGCCTACGACCCGCCGGAGAACGTGCACAAGGAACAGATCCTGCGCCGCTCGCAGGTGCCGGCGCGGATCTCGGTAGCGCTCGCCGAGGAGGCCGAAGCGATCGCGCGCAAGGTCGCCGACGCGCTCGACTATGTCGGCGTCCTGGCGATCGAGCTTTTCGTCGTCGAGGAGGAGGGGCGCGCGCGCCTGATCGCCACCGAGATCGCGCCCAGGGTGCACAATTCCGGCCATTGGACCATGGACGCCTGCCGGGTGAGCCAGTTCGAGCAGCATATCCGCGCGGTTGCCGGCTGGCCGCTGGGGCCCGCGGCGCGCGACCGCGACGCGGTGATGGACAATCTGATCGGCGAGGAGGTTGAGGGCTGGCCGCAACTGTTGCGCGAGCCCGACGCTTGCCTGCATCTATACGGCAAGGCGCGGGTGCGCGCCGGGCGCAAGATGGGCCATGTGACGCGGCTTTCCCCGCTCGGATCGCTTGCTCAGGCAAACCGCTAG
- the rpsU gene encoding 30S ribosomal protein S21 codes for MQVLVRDNNVDQALRALKKKMQREGIFREMKLRNYYEKPSEKRAREKAEAVRRARKLARKRAQREGLAAAVRPRS; via the coding sequence GTGCAGGTACTTGTTCGCGACAACAATGTCGACCAAGCGCTCCGGGCGCTGAAAAAGAAGATGCAGCGCGAGGGCATCTTCCGCGAAATGAAGCTTCGCAACTATTACGAAAAGCCGTCGGAAAAACGCGCCCGCGAAAAGGCGGAAGCGGTGCGGCGCGCCCGCAAGCTCGCCCGCAAGCGCGCCCAGCGCGAGGGCCTCGCCGCCGCCGTCAGGCCTCGCAGCTAG
- a CDS encoding TIGR02444 family protein, whose product MAASVKSSHDLAFEDHPFWDFSLKVYSSEGVGAACLALQERRAIDVNLVLFCIWNGASGCGRLSAGELDAALAAVRAWNRDIVVGLRAVRDELKGGMAPIPKDRSDALRKRILKIEIDCEHAEQLALANAVGRVAQADLPPDRRAEDAAANVAAYFRRHGFAPDAQDTTHTTRILNAAFPEVGAVELEEMCRKAVAG is encoded by the coding sequence ATGGCCGCGTCCGTGAAAAGCTCGCACGACCTCGCCTTCGAGGACCATCCGTTTTGGGACTTTTCGCTCAAGGTCTATTCGAGCGAGGGGGTCGGCGCAGCCTGCCTCGCGCTGCAGGAGCGGCGCGCGATCGACGTCAATCTGGTCTTATTCTGCATCTGGAACGGGGCGAGCGGGTGCGGCCGGTTGAGCGCCGGGGAACTGGACGCGGCGCTCGCAGCGGTAAGGGCTTGGAACAGGGACATCGTGGTCGGCCTGCGCGCCGTGCGCGATGAGCTCAAGGGCGGCATGGCGCCGATCCCGAAAGACCGCAGCGACGCCCTGCGCAAGCGTATCCTGAAGATCGAGATCGACTGCGAGCACGCCGAGCAGTTGGCGCTGGCCAACGCGGTCGGTCGGGTCGCGCAAGCCGACCTGCCGCCTGACCGCCGCGCCGAGGATGCGGCGGCCAACGTCGCTGCCTATTTCCGCCGCCACGGATTTGCGCCCGACGCACAGGACACCACGCACACGACGCGCATTCTTAACGCCGCCTTCCCGGAGGTCGGCGCAGTGGAGCTGGAGGAGATGTGCCGGAAGGCAGTCGCGGGTTAG
- a CDS encoding NAD(P)(+) transhydrogenase (Re/Si-specific) subunit beta, producing the protein MSADLVALLYLVSAILFILALRGLSHPDSSRRGNLLGMIGMAIAIVTTLAYAAPSDFTAWILIVVGIATGGGIGAVIANRIAMTAMPQLVAAFHSLVGLAAVLVAAAALYAPQAFGIGEPGAIHGVSLVEMSIGAAIGAVTFTGSVVAFTKLQGLVSGNPTVFFGQHWLNLALGILLVILIVWFTASESHNAFWALAVLSFVIGVFIIIPIGGADMPVVISMLNSYSGWAAAGIGFTLGNTALIITGALVGSSGAILSYIMCRGMNRSFFNVILGGFGGEVTVAAGAAEQRPVRRGSAEDAAFIMKNSGKVIIVPGYGMAVAQAQHAVREMADKLKAEGVDVKYAIHPVAGRMPGHMNVLLAEAQVPYDEVFELEDINSEFPQCDVAFVIGANDVTNPAAEEDPTSPIYGMPVLQVWKAGTVMFVKRSLSSGYAGIDNTLFYRDNTMMLFGDAKKMTEEVVKAL; encoded by the coding sequence ATGTCGGCCGATCTCGTCGCCCTCCTCTATCTCGTCTCGGCGATCCTGTTCATCCTTGCGCTGCGCGGCCTGTCGCACCCGGACTCATCGCGGCGCGGCAATCTGCTCGGCATGATCGGCATGGCCATCGCCATCGTCACGACGCTCGCCTATGCGGCGCCGTCCGATTTCACCGCCTGGATCTTGATCGTCGTCGGCATTGCCACTGGCGGCGGCATCGGCGCGGTGATCGCCAACCGCATCGCCATGACGGCGATGCCGCAGCTGGTTGCCGCCTTCCATTCGCTGGTCGGCCTCGCCGCGGTGCTGGTGGCGGCCGCGGCCCTCTATGCGCCGCAGGCGTTCGGCATCGGCGAACCCGGCGCGATCCACGGCGTCAGCCTGGTGGAGATGTCGATCGGAGCGGCCATCGGCGCGGTGACCTTTACCGGCTCCGTCGTCGCCTTCACCAAGCTGCAGGGGCTGGTCTCGGGCAACCCGACGGTGTTTTTCGGCCAACATTGGCTCAATCTCGCCCTCGGCATCCTGCTCGTCATCCTGATTGTCTGGTTCACGGCATCGGAAAGCCACAATGCCTTCTGGGCCCTCGCCGTCCTGTCGTTCGTGATCGGCGTCTTCATCATCATCCCGATCGGCGGCGCCGACATGCCGGTGGTCATATCGATGCTCAACTCCTATTCGGGGTGGGCGGCCGCCGGCATCGGCTTCACGCTCGGCAACACGGCGCTGATCATCACCGGCGCGCTCGTCGGCTCCTCCGGTGCGATCCTCTCCTACATCATGTGCAGGGGGATGAACCGCTCCTTCTTCAACGTCATTCTCGGCGGCTTCGGCGGCGAGGTGACGGTGGCCGCCGGCGCGGCCGAGCAGCGCCCGGTCAGGCGCGGCTCCGCGGAGGATGCCGCCTTCATCATGAAGAACTCCGGCAAGGTCATCATCGTGCCGGGCTACGGCATGGCGGTCGCCCAGGCACAGCACGCCGTCCGCGAGATGGCCGACAAGCTCAAGGCCGAGGGCGTCGACGTCAAATACGCGATCCACCCGGTCGCCGGCCGCATGCCGGGGCACATGAACGTGCTCCTGGCCGAGGCGCAGGTGCCCTATGACGAGGTCTTCGAGCTCGAGGACATCAACTCCGAGTTCCCGCAGTGCGACGTCGCCTTCGTCATCGGCGCCAACGACGTCACCAACCCGGCGGCCGAGGAGGACCCGACCTCGCCGATCTACGGCATGCCGGTCCTGCAGGTGTGGAAGGCCGGCACGGTGATGTTCGTCAAGCGCTCGCTGTCGTCGGGCTATGCCGGCATCGACAACACGCTGTTCTACCGCGACAACACCATGATGCTGTTCGGCGACGCCAAGAAGATGACCGAGGAAGTGGTCAAGGCGTTGTGA
- a CDS encoding proton-translocating transhydrogenase family protein: MSEITAAEALERARAAARAAQEAARAAETYADTAAAALQAGGEATLSAIGAGVSGIDPLVFRFSIFVLAIFVGYYVVWSVTPALHTPLMSVTNAISSVIVVGALLAVGVDFASASAAGDVGWARWLGFAALIMASVNIFGGFLVTQRMLGMYKKRERS; encoded by the coding sequence ATGAGCGAGATCACCGCAGCCGAGGCGCTGGAGCGCGCCCGCGCCGCCGCCCGCGCGGCGCAGGAGGCGGCCCGCGCCGCGGAGACCTATGCCGACACGGCGGCAGCCGCGTTGCAGGCCGGCGGCGAGGCGACGCTCAGCGCCATCGGCGCCGGCGTTTCCGGTATCGACCCGCTGGTGTTCCGCTTCTCGATCTTCGTGCTGGCGATCTTCGTCGGCTATTACGTGGTGTGGAGCGTCACGCCGGCGCTGCACACGCCACTGATGTCGGTGACCAACGCGATCTCCTCGGTGATCGTCGTCGGCGCCCTCCTTGCCGTCGGCGTCGATTTTGCCTCGGCGTCCGCCGCCGGCGATGTCGGCTGGGCGCGGTGGCTCGGCTTTGCGGCCCTGATAATGGCTTCGGTGAACATCTTCGGCGGCTTCCTGGTCACCCAGCGCATGCTCGGCATGTACAAGAAGCGCGAGAGGAGCTAA
- a CDS encoding Re/Si-specific NAD(P)(+) transhydrogenase subunit alpha: MKLAVPAESAKDEPRVAATPETVKKLTALGFEVTVQAGAGVSSRILDEAFANAGAKVIKTPAAAVKDADIVLRVRRPTAEEAESYKRGALVIGIMDPFAGRQAFDPIARAGLAAMAMELMPRITRAQAMDVLSSQANLAGYRAVIDAAEAFDRALPMMMTAAGTVSPAKAFVMGAGVAGLQAIATARRLGAVVSATDVRPAAKEQVESLGAKFIAVEDEEFRQAETEAGYAKEMSDAYKKKQAELIAAHIAKQDIVITTALVPGRPAPVLISKEMVESMAPGSVIVDLAVERGGNCALSRPGETVEHRGVTIVGHLNVAGSVAASASYLYARNLFALVEIVVDREKGELAVDWQDEIVKAITLTRDGKIVHPLLGASGGGKAKGDKA, from the coding sequence GCCGAATCGGCCAAGGATGAACCGCGCGTCGCGGCAACACCGGAAACGGTCAAGAAGCTGACCGCGCTTGGCTTTGAGGTCACGGTGCAGGCCGGGGCCGGCGTTTCCTCGCGCATTCTCGACGAGGCTTTTGCCAATGCCGGCGCCAAGGTGATCAAGACGCCGGCCGCAGCCGTCAAGGACGCCGATATCGTGCTGCGCGTGCGCCGGCCGACGGCCGAAGAGGCGGAAAGCTATAAGAGGGGGGCGCTGGTCATCGGCATCATGGACCCGTTCGCCGGCAGGCAAGCGTTCGATCCCATCGCTAGGGCCGGGCTGGCGGCGATGGCCATGGAGCTGATGCCGCGCATCACCCGCGCCCAGGCCATGGACGTTCTCTCCAGTCAGGCGAACCTGGCCGGCTACCGGGCGGTGATCGACGCCGCGGAAGCCTTCGACCGGGCGCTGCCAATGATGATGACGGCGGCCGGCACCGTTTCGCCGGCCAAGGCGTTCGTCATGGGCGCGGGCGTCGCCGGCTTGCAGGCGATCGCCACCGCACGCCGGCTCGGCGCCGTGGTCAGCGCCACCGATGTGCGGCCGGCCGCCAAGGAGCAGGTCGAATCCCTCGGCGCCAAGTTCATCGCCGTGGAGGATGAGGAGTTCCGCCAGGCGGAGACGGAGGCCGGCTACGCCAAGGAGATGTCCGACGCCTACAAGAAGAAGCAGGCCGAGTTGATCGCTGCGCATATCGCCAAGCAGGACATCGTCATCACCACGGCGCTCGTTCCGGGCCGCCCGGCGCCGGTGCTGATCTCGAAGGAGATGGTCGAATCGATGGCCCCGGGCTCGGTGATTGTCGATCTGGCGGTGGAGCGCGGCGGCAATTGCGCGCTTTCCAGGCCCGGCGAGACCGTCGAGCATCGGGGCGTCACGATCGTCGGCCATCTCAATGTCGCCGGCAGCGTCGCCGCGTCGGCCTCCTACCTTTACGCCCGCAACCTCTTCGCCCTTGTCGAGATCGTGGTCGACCGCGAGAAGGGCGAACTCGCCGTCGACTGGCAGGACGAGATCGTCAAGGCCATCACGCTGACCCGCGACGGCAAGATCGTCCATCCGCTGCTTGGCGCGTCCGGAGGCGGCAAGGCCAAAGGAGATAAAGCATGA
- a CDS encoding RidA family protein, giving the protein MEILQPEEWAKPRGYVSGIKANGSIVALAGQVGWNENQVFETGMIAEQVAAALKRVARLLKEAGGGPEHIVRLDLFMTDRDAYFAEGKAIGAAFRAALGDHYPPITAVEVGRLMVDEAKVEIEALAVIPD; this is encoded by the coding sequence ATGGAGATACTGCAACCGGAAGAGTGGGCCAAGCCGCGCGGCTATGTGAGCGGCATCAAGGCGAACGGAAGCATTGTCGCGCTCGCCGGTCAGGTCGGCTGGAACGAGAACCAGGTCTTCGAGACCGGCATGATCGCCGAGCAGGTGGCAGCCGCCTTGAAGCGCGTCGCGAGGCTCTTGAAGGAAGCCGGCGGCGGACCCGAGCATATCGTGCGCCTCGACCTGTTCATGACCGACCGCGACGCCTATTTCGCCGAAGGAAAGGCCATCGGGGCGGCCTTTCGCGCCGCGCTGGGCGATCACTATCCCCCGATCACGGCGGTCGAAGTCGGCCGGCTGATGGTCGACGAGGCCAAGGTCGAAATCGAGGCCCTCGCCGTTATTCCCGATTGA
- a CDS encoding lysozyme inhibitor LprI family protein, whose amino-acid sequence MKRLVIHWFFAVLAIAATADAVAQPRRIDCENPATNIEIGACLDRELKAADAELNRVYQAAMTAIERSDHLTPELRGEWKAALRAAQRLWISYRDADCRTPIEYEWWGGSGVGMAILSCLLEKTKVRVSELRERYDSR is encoded by the coding sequence ATGAAACGCTTGGTGATTCATTGGTTTTTCGCCGTGCTCGCAATCGCCGCAACGGCAGACGCCGTCGCGCAACCAAGGCGGATCGATTGCGAGAACCCAGCCACCAACATCGAGATCGGCGCATGTCTTGATCGTGAACTCAAGGCTGCCGACGCCGAACTCAATCGCGTCTATCAGGCGGCGATGACCGCGATCGAGCGCAGCGATCATTTGACGCCGGAGTTGAGGGGCGAATGGAAGGCGGCCTTGCGCGCCGCGCAGCGTCTTTGGATTTCCTATCGCGACGCGGACTGTCGCACCCCCATCGAATATGAATGGTGGGGAGGCTCCGGCGTCGGTATGGCAATCCTTAGCTGCCTCCTCGAGAAGACGAAAGTCCGCGTGAGCGAGCTGCGCGAGCGGTACGATTCGCGCTGA
- a CDS encoding DMT family transporter has protein sequence MNRPDLELEKTLRGVTLVAASAIVWSTGGLIVRLLESADSWTTVFWRSASACLFLLVFLAMRDGRKMFGLFRQMGWPGLGVGFFFASASISFVVALNLTSVAKTLVIMSCTPLLAAIFGRVFLGEPIRPATYVTIAAVMGGIALMVSDSLGSGSALGDFFAFLIPVSFAGVIVITRRYHEIRMTPAACAGAAIAMLASLAFATPFSVTAHDLPLLFLFGAGQLGAGMALFVTGARLIPAAHSALLGMLEPILGPMWVWLALGEKPAEGVLVGGTIVIASVVAKTLLDIRKR, from the coding sequence ATGAATAGGCCGGACCTTGAACTCGAGAAGACCCTGCGCGGGGTGACTCTTGTTGCCGCCTCGGCGATCGTCTGGAGCACCGGCGGGCTGATCGTTCGTCTGCTGGAGTCGGCGGACAGCTGGACGACGGTCTTCTGGCGGTCGGCGAGCGCCTGCCTGTTCCTGCTTGTGTTCCTGGCCATGCGCGACGGCAGGAAAATGTTCGGCCTGTTCCGGCAGATGGGATGGCCCGGCCTCGGCGTCGGGTTTTTCTTCGCCAGCGCCTCGATCTCCTTCGTCGTCGCGCTGAACCTGACGTCGGTGGCCAAGACGCTGGTGATCATGAGCTGCACGCCGCTGCTTGCGGCGATCTTCGGGCGCGTCTTCCTCGGCGAGCCGATCCGGCCGGCGACCTACGTCACCATCGCGGCGGTAATGGGCGGCATCGCGCTAATGGTGTCGGATTCGCTCGGCAGCGGATCGGCCCTGGGCGATTTCTTCGCCTTCCTGATCCCGGTCAGCTTCGCCGGGGTCATCGTCATCACGCGGCGTTATCACGAAATCCGCATGACGCCCGCCGCCTGCGCGGGCGCCGCGATCGCCATGCTGGCCTCGCTGGCGTTCGCCACGCCATTTTCCGTCACGGCGCATGATTTGCCACTTCTGTTCCTGTTCGGCGCCGGCCAGCTGGGGGCCGGCATGGCGCTGTTCGTGACCGGCGCCCGGCTGATACCGGCGGCGCATTCGGCGCTGCTCGGCATGCTCGAACCGATCCTCGGGCCGATGTGGGTTTGGCTGGCCCTCGGCGAGAAGCCTGCCGAAGGCGTGCTCGTCGGCGGCACGATCGTCATCGCCAGCGTCGTCGCCAAGACGCTGCTCGACATCAGGAAACGCTGA